A stretch of Amycolatopsis tolypomycina DNA encodes these proteins:
- the nuoL gene encoding NADH-quinone oxidoreductase subunit L encodes MTASSWLLVALPGLGALILLLAGKRAKAWGHLLGCATVTLAFIYGVILFFTADTSSTVDTKLYSWIPAGALQIDFGLRIDALSLTFVLLITGVGMLIHFYSIGYMADDEGRYRFFAYLNLFVASMLVLVLGNSFVTLYMGWEGVGLASYLLIGWYQGRPSAATAAKKAFLMNRVGDVGLALAIFIMFKYAGSTGYAEVFKAVGDGKFSTGAITAMAILLLLGACGKSGQFPLQAWLPDAMEGPTPVSALIHAATMVTAGVYLVARSKDIFNATEDGRLIVTLVGTVTLLLGCIIGCAYDDIKKVLAYSTVSQIGYMMLAVGLGPIAYALGIMHLVAHGFFKAGLFLGAGSVMHGMNDEVDMRKFGGLRKHMPITFITFGLGYLALIGIPPLSGFFTKDAIIEAAFSQGGWRGWVMGGAALLGAGLTAFYMTRLMMMTFFGKERWKDIKSSDGRDFHPHESKAIMWVPMAILAVGSVGAGAFFALGERFAHWLTPSVGELEEVHHSPLSAGVISAGAIVFSVLGVVIAYLIFRRDVPVEQPQRVSFVTRAARKDLYGNALNETLVARPGTWLSRALVFVDNRGVDGAVNGLAASLGGGSGRLRRLQTGFVRSYALSMLGGTFLLLAALLLVRFS; translated from the coding sequence GTGACCGCATCATCGTGGCTGCTGGTGGCCCTGCCTGGTCTCGGCGCGTTGATCCTGCTGCTGGCAGGGAAGCGCGCCAAGGCGTGGGGGCATCTGCTCGGCTGTGCCACCGTCACCCTGGCATTCATCTACGGCGTCATCCTGTTCTTCACCGCCGACACGTCGTCCACTGTGGACACCAAGCTGTACTCGTGGATCCCGGCCGGCGCGCTGCAGATCGACTTCGGGCTCCGGATCGACGCGCTGTCGCTGACGTTCGTGCTGCTCATCACCGGCGTCGGCATGCTGATCCACTTCTACTCGATCGGCTACATGGCCGACGACGAGGGCCGGTACCGCTTCTTCGCGTACCTCAACCTCTTCGTCGCCTCGATGCTGGTCCTGGTGCTGGGCAACAGCTTCGTGACGCTCTACATGGGCTGGGAGGGCGTGGGTCTCGCGTCCTATCTGCTCATCGGCTGGTACCAGGGCCGCCCGTCCGCCGCGACCGCGGCGAAGAAGGCGTTCCTGATGAACCGCGTCGGGGACGTCGGGCTCGCGCTGGCGATCTTCATCATGTTCAAGTACGCGGGCTCGACCGGCTACGCCGAGGTCTTCAAGGCGGTCGGCGACGGCAAGTTCTCGACCGGCGCGATCACCGCGATGGCGATCCTGCTCCTGCTGGGTGCCTGCGGTAAGTCCGGCCAGTTCCCGCTGCAGGCGTGGCTCCCGGACGCGATGGAGGGCCCGACCCCGGTGTCGGCCCTCATCCACGCGGCGACGATGGTCACCGCGGGCGTCTACCTGGTGGCCCGCTCGAAGGACATCTTCAACGCCACCGAGGACGGCAGGCTGATCGTCACCCTGGTCGGCACGGTGACGCTGCTGCTCGGGTGCATCATCGGCTGCGCGTACGACGACATCAAGAAGGTCCTCGCGTACTCGACGGTCAGCCAGATCGGCTACATGATGCTCGCCGTCGGCCTCGGGCCGATCGCGTACGCGCTGGGCATCATGCACCTGGTCGCGCACGGCTTCTTCAAGGCCGGGCTGTTCCTCGGGGCCGGGTCGGTCATGCACGGCATGAACGACGAGGTCGACATGCGGAAGTTCGGCGGCCTGCGCAAGCACATGCCGATCACCTTCATCACCTTCGGCCTCGGCTACCTGGCCCTGATCGGCATCCCGCCGCTGTCGGGCTTCTTCACCAAGGACGCGATCATCGAAGCGGCGTTCAGCCAGGGCGGCTGGCGCGGCTGGGTGATGGGCGGCGCCGCGCTGCTGGGCGCCGGGCTCACCGCGTTCTACATGACGCGCCTGATGATGATGACGTTCTTCGGCAAGGAGCGCTGGAAGGACATCAAGAGCTCCGACGGCCGTGACTTCCACCCGCACGAGTCCAAGGCGATCATGTGGGTCCCGATGGCGATCCTGGCGGTCGGCTCGGTCGGCGCCGGTGCCTTCTTCGCACTCGGTGAGCGCTTCGCCCACTGGCTGACCCCGTCGGTCGGCGAGCTGGAGGAGGTCCACCACTCGCCGTTGAGTGCCGGGGTGATTTCCGCGGGCGCGATCGTGTTCTCCGTGCTCGGCGTGGTGATCGCGTACCTGATCTTCCGCCGTGACGTCCCGGTCGAGCAGCCCCAGCGGGTCTCGTTCGTCACCCGGGCCGCGCGCAAGGACCTGTACGGCAACGCCCTCAACGAGACGCTGGTCGCCCGCCCGGGCACCTGGCTCTCGCGGGCGCTGGTGTTCGTGGACAACCGCGGCGTCGACGGCGCGGTCAACGGCCTGGCCGCCTCGCTCGGCGGCGGGTCCGGCCGGCTGCGGCGGCTCCAGACCGGGTTCGTCCGGTCGTACGCGCTGTCGATGCTGGGCGGCACGTTCCTGCTTCTGGCGGCTCTCCTGCTGGTGAGGTTCTCCTGA
- a CDS encoding NADH-quinone oxidoreductase subunit M, translating into MTWLLILILVPLAGALVLAFLKGNDRAAVLAALGFSILEFLLVIPFWLSYNASGPRLQMTSSFDWIPSFGVHIAFGVDGIALIMIAVIALLVPIVVGGLGTMDKLPAGRSAGGFLSLILLQEALTIGVFAATDVFLFYVLFEIMLIPMYFLIGGYGGANRQYAAVKFFLYSFLGGLIMLASAIGAYSLAADKLGKGTFDWATLVTVVRDAPLSTQIWLFLGFFLAFAIKAPLVPFHTWLPDAAGEAPIGVAVLLVGILDKVGTFGFLRYCLPMFPDASKALAPLVLVLSVIGVLYGSILAAGQRDMKRFIAYVSIAHFGFISLGIFAFNEQAMVGSATYMLNHSLATGMLIVVIGLVIARGGSSRISDYGGMAKVTPLLAGLFLLAGLSTLSLPGTNSFVSEFLVLIGSFVDQPVYTILATVGMVLAAAYVLWLYQRVFQGPVRGDALVGVGGGPGTAIAPELGAKKAIRDLSGREIAILAPLVVLIIVLGFYPKPVLDTVTPTVQQTLSAVQGGK; encoded by the coding sequence ATGACCTGGTTGCTCATCCTCATCCTGGTGCCGCTGGCCGGCGCCCTGGTGCTGGCGTTCCTCAAGGGGAACGACCGCGCCGCGGTGCTGGCCGCGCTCGGGTTCTCGATCCTCGAGTTCCTGCTGGTGATCCCGTTCTGGCTCAGCTACAACGCGTCCGGGCCCCGCCTGCAGATGACGTCGAGCTTCGACTGGATCCCCAGCTTCGGCGTGCACATCGCGTTCGGCGTCGACGGCATCGCACTGATCATGATCGCGGTGATCGCGCTGCTGGTCCCGATCGTCGTCGGCGGCCTCGGCACGATGGACAAGCTGCCGGCCGGGCGCAGCGCGGGCGGGTTCCTGTCGCTGATCCTGCTGCAGGAGGCGCTCACGATCGGCGTGTTCGCCGCGACCGACGTCTTCCTGTTCTACGTGTTGTTCGAGATCATGCTGATCCCGATGTACTTCCTCATCGGCGGCTACGGCGGCGCGAACCGGCAGTACGCGGCGGTGAAGTTCTTCCTGTACTCGTTCCTCGGCGGCTTGATCATGCTGGCGTCGGCGATCGGGGCGTACTCGCTGGCGGCGGACAAGCTCGGCAAGGGCACGTTCGACTGGGCCACGCTGGTGACGGTGGTGCGCGACGCGCCGCTGTCCACGCAGATCTGGCTGTTCCTCGGGTTCTTCCTGGCCTTCGCGATCAAGGCGCCGCTGGTGCCGTTCCACACCTGGCTGCCGGACGCGGCGGGGGAGGCGCCGATCGGCGTCGCCGTCCTGCTGGTCGGCATCCTGGACAAGGTCGGCACGTTCGGCTTCCTGCGCTACTGCCTGCCGATGTTCCCGGACGCGAGCAAGGCGCTGGCGCCGCTGGTGCTGGTGCTCTCGGTGATCGGTGTCCTCTACGGCTCGATCCTCGCCGCGGGGCAGCGGGACATGAAGCGGTTCATCGCGTACGTGTCGATCGCCCACTTCGGCTTCATCTCGCTGGGCATCTTCGCGTTCAACGAGCAGGCGATGGTCGGCTCGGCGACGTACATGCTCAACCACAGCCTGGCGACCGGCATGCTGATCGTGGTGATCGGCCTGGTGATCGCGCGGGGCGGGTCTTCTCGCATTTCGGACTACGGCGGCATGGCGAAGGTGACGCCGTTGCTGGCGGGGCTGTTCCTGCTCGCCGGCCTGTCGACGCTTTCGCTGCCGGGCACCAACTCGTTCGTCTCCGAGTTCCTGGTGCTCATCGGGTCCTTTGTGGACCAGCCGGTGTACACGATCCTCGCCACGGTGGGCATGGTCCTGGCCGCGGCGTACGTCCTGTGGCTCTACCAGCGGGTCTTCCAGGGCCCGGTCCGCGGTGACGCCCTCGTGGGTGTCGGCGGCGGCCCGGGCACGGCGATCGCGCCGGAGCTGGGCGCCAAGAAGGCGATCCGCGACCTGTCCGGCCGGGAGATCGCGATCCTCGCGCCGCTGGTCGTGCTGATCATCGTTCTCGGCTTCTACCCGAAGCCGGTGCTCGACACAGTCACCCCGACGGTGCAGCAGACGCTGTCCGCGGTCCAGGGAGGCAAGTAA